One segment of Ignavibacteria bacterium DNA contains the following:
- a CDS encoding M20/M25/M40 family metallo-hydrolase, with amino-acid sequence MSLRPVVISVITVISVITAMAGEGADRFRTDAQRMLAWTRADKGLYPLLADFTDHYPRRISGSEVLEKGLDWIIASMRADGWDVRTQPIMVPNWKRGNESLGMTKPMKRTMPFCGLGGSVGTQNGPLTAPVLVVGSMTELRQRSAEAKGKIVVYNVPFTTYGETVAYRYNGASEAARYGAVASLVRSVGPFGIQTVHTGGMGYSDSLPKIPTGAITIEDALLLKRMQDRGEAVELQLSMEAKWMPDAPSRNIIIEIKGSELPNEVVVMGGHIDSWDLGTGAMDDAGGCFVTWRALHMMRELGLRPKRTIRVCFWTNEENGLRGGKGYAEQTKGEKHVLAMESDAGVFAPIGFTCSDTNEVRKKIEDIATLLAPIHATQIVTGEGGADTSPLLPLGVPAIELMVQGERYFWYHHTEGDTIDKLKENEVNDCVYAMAVMAWCYANS; translated from the coding sequence ATGTCACTCCGTCCTGTTGTCATATCCGTCATAACTGTCATATCCGTCATAACTGCCATGGCCGGTGAAGGGGCTGACCGGTTCCGTACGGATGCCCAGCGCATGCTGGCTTGGACAAGAGCTGACAAGGGTCTTTATCCACTTCTCGCCGACTTCACAGACCACTATCCGCGGCGTATCAGCGGCTCGGAGGTCTTGGAAAAGGGGCTGGACTGGATCATCGCTTCGATGCGGGCAGACGGGTGGGATGTGCGAACACAGCCGATCATGGTACCGAACTGGAAGCGTGGGAATGAGTCCTTGGGCATGACAAAGCCAATGAAGCGAACGATGCCGTTCTGTGGTCTGGGTGGTAGCGTAGGCACCCAGAATGGCCCGCTGACGGCTCCTGTCCTCGTTGTAGGCTCCATGACGGAGCTCCGCCAGCGTTCAGCCGAGGCAAAGGGGAAGATCGTTGTCTACAATGTGCCGTTCACCACCTATGGTGAAACCGTGGCGTATCGATACAACGGAGCCTCAGAAGCTGCACGGTACGGTGCGGTAGCCTCGCTTGTGCGCAGTGTTGGACCGTTCGGTATCCAAACCGTGCACACCGGCGGAATGGGCTACAGTGACTCTTTGCCGAAGATCCCAACAGGCGCTATCACGATCGAGGATGCCTTACTGTTGAAGCGCATGCAAGATCGTGGCGAGGCGGTGGAGCTTCAACTATCGATGGAGGCAAAGTGGATGCCGGACGCCCCCTCTAGAAATATCATCATTGAGATCAAGGGTTCGGAGTTGCCGAATGAGGTAGTGGTGATGGGCGGACACATCGACTCATGGGACCTGGGAACCGGGGCCATGGACGATGCCGGCGGGTGCTTCGTAACGTGGCGTGCATTGCACATGATGCGAGAACTTGGTCTGCGACCAAAACGGACCATCCGGGTCTGCTTCTGGACGAATGAAGAAAATGGTCTGCGCGGCGGTAAGGGATATGCTGAACAGACCAAGGGCGAGAAGCATGTTCTGGCGATGGAGAGTGACGCTGGTGTCTTTGCTCCAATAGGTTTCACGTGCAGTGACACGAATGAGGTCCGCAAGAAGATCGAGGATATCGCTACCCTTCTCGCGCCTATCCATGCAACACAGATCGTGACAGGTGAGGGTGGGGCAGATACCAGTCCATTACTTCCGTTGGGAGTGCCTGCAATTGAGCTTATGGTGCAGGGAGAACGGTACTTCTGGTATCACCACACAGAGGGCGATACGATCGACAAGCTCAAGGAGAACGAAGTGAATGACTGTGTCTATGCCATGGCTGTTATGGCTTGGTGTTATGCCAATAGTTGA
- a CDS encoding OmpA family protein, with the protein MSKRLPYLTLSVIALLAMSNVLLYGQDSLDKARKVAEDARVKSSLDGVRMTIQNVDITRFPTIKLIVEVLDDSARVMDTIDPKTLIVVENGVQKPVINVEKVTIQERIPVDFMFLVDITGTMQAHINGVKDNIEGFVEALRNRGIEYRLGLILFSDFVERSYQPTSDVKEFLSWMAKVYASGGFDEKENALEAIKDVARTKWVPAANRVAVIITDAPYHQFGEKGNGRTYMTTETIIPLLKDNNVRLFAIVPPQLEEYKVITEATRGAVFDIKQPFSRILDQYSTQLTNLYAVTYRSDSKMVRDSINVAILDERKRELVKQIIPIVEIGRKFIIENLLFPTSSATLPPKVEELEVLMEFMKSRPAVQVRIEGHTDNTGSLRANKALSLARAETVKAYLVQRGIDQRRIQTIGHGPSRPIADNGTEFGRGLNRRTEIVIIAK; encoded by the coding sequence ATGAGCAAACGTTTACCATACCTCACACTCTCGGTCATTGCGCTTCTTGCGATGTCAAACGTCCTCCTGTATGGTCAGGACTCCCTCGACAAGGCCCGCAAGGTTGCAGAAGATGCCCGTGTGAAGTCGTCGCTGGACGGCGTGCGGATGACGATCCAAAACGTTGACATCACGCGCTTCCCTACGATCAAGCTGATCGTGGAAGTTCTCGATGACAGTGCTCGCGTCATGGATACGATTGACCCAAAGACCCTTATCGTAGTTGAGAACGGCGTTCAGAAGCCGGTGATCAACGTAGAGAAGGTCACGATCCAAGAGCGGATCCCTGTGGACTTCATGTTCCTCGTTGACATCACGGGAACGATGCAAGCACACATCAACGGAGTAAAGGACAACATCGAGGGCTTCGTTGAGGCGTTGCGTAATCGCGGTATTGAGTACCGCCTTGGCCTTATTCTCTTCAGTGACTTTGTTGAGCGTTCCTACCAACCTACGTCCGATGTGAAGGAATTTCTGTCGTGGATGGCCAAGGTTTATGCCAGTGGCGGCTTCGACGAAAAAGAAAATGCTCTTGAGGCCATCAAGGACGTAGCCCGTACGAAATGGGTGCCGGCCGCCAACCGTGTTGCTGTGATCATCACGGACGCCCCCTACCATCAATTTGGAGAGAAGGGGAACGGGCGGACCTACATGACAACGGAGACGATCATTCCATTGCTCAAAGACAACAATGTCCGTTTGTTCGCCATCGTCCCGCCCCAACTGGAAGAATACAAGGTCATCACAGAGGCAACACGCGGGGCAGTGTTTGACATCAAGCAGCCTTTCTCGCGCATCCTCGACCAATATTCCACGCAGCTCACGAATCTCTATGCAGTTACCTACCGCAGTGATTCCAAGATGGTGCGGGACTCCATCAACGTTGCTATCCTCGATGAGCGGAAGCGAGAACTTGTAAAGCAGATCATTCCGATCGTGGAGATCGGCCGCAAGTTCATCATTGAAAACCTGCTCTTCCCAACCAGCAGTGCAACACTACCGCCAAAGGTAGAAGAACTCGAAGTTCTCATGGAGTTCATGAAGAGCCGTCCGGCAGTCCAAGTGCGCATTGAAGGTCATACCGACAACACAGGCTCCCTCCGTGCGAACAAAGCCCTCTCACTCGCACGTGCAGAGACAGTGAAGGCCTACCTCGTCCAGCGTGGCATCGATCAACGTCGGATCCAGACCATCGGTCACGGACCATCACGCCCTATTGCCGATAACGGCACCGAATTCGGTAGGGGGCTTAATAGACGCACTGAGATCGTCATCATCGCGAAATAG
- a CDS encoding YebC/PmpR family DNA-binding transcriptional regulator — translation MGRAFEFRRARKEKRWANMSKTFTKLGKEISVAVKQGGPDPELNPRLRVIIQNAKAANMPKDNVENAIKKASAKDAATLEESNYEGYGPHGVAVWVETATDNPTRTVANVRSYFNKVNGQLGTSGSLEFIFDRKGVFTIPAAGIDRDELELTLIENGAEDIQEQDDDIIAYTSFQDFITMQRALETAGIAVTSAELRRIPNNLVTLTDEQAEDIIKLIDKLEEDDDVQNVFHNMNESE, via the coding sequence ATGGGCAGAGCTTTTGAATTTCGCCGCGCACGTAAGGAAAAACGCTGGGCGAACATGTCGAAGACCTTCACCAAACTGGGGAAGGAAATTTCTGTAGCGGTGAAGCAAGGTGGTCCGGATCCGGAATTGAACCCACGCCTTCGTGTGATCATCCAGAACGCCAAAGCTGCCAACATGCCCAAGGACAATGTTGAGAACGCCATCAAGAAGGCGTCGGCCAAGGATGCCGCTACTCTCGAAGAGTCCAATTACGAGGGATACGGTCCGCACGGAGTTGCCGTGTGGGTTGAGACCGCAACGGATAATCCAACGCGTACAGTGGCCAACGTACGGTCATACTTCAACAAGGTCAATGGTCAGCTCGGCACATCCGGTTCTTTGGAGTTCATCTTTGATCGCAAGGGTGTGTTCACGATCCCTGCTGCCGGTATCGACCGCGACGAACTGGAGCTAACGCTCATTGAGAATGGCGCTGAGGATATTCAGGAACAGGACGATGACATCATCGCCTACACATCGTTCCAGGACTTCATTACAATGCAACGCGCTCTTGAAACGGCAGGCATCGCAGTAACGAGTGCTGAGCTTCGACGCATCCCGAACAACCTTGTGACGCTAACCGACGAGCAAGCTGAAGACATCATCAAACTCATCGACAAACTTGAAGAAGACGACGATGTTCAGAACGTCTTCCATAACATGAACGAAAGCGAATAA
- a CDS encoding GNAT family N-acetyltransferase: protein MSLTIRALKKSETLKFIKAQWLFYKDDPYWVPPMLMDRKKLLNVDKNPFYKHSKIQLFLAERDGKIVGRIAAIINDNHNIEHNDKVGFFGFFECIQDQGVATSLFTAAEQWLRDRGMEIIRGPVNPSMNDECGLLVNGFDGPPVILMTYNPPYYAQLIEDAGYEKSQDLFAYLLRNANYASEKMKRLFDVIVKRNDLVFRGLDFKDKPKFKRDVETLKFIYNEAWEKNWGFVKFTDEEFDFLAADLKQIADPNLVFIVESKGRIAGFCLALPDVNQALIHNKKGSLLPGAFHLLTKSKKIDLCRIIVLGVLPEFRNTGIDAAIYMEIGERAKQRGILLGEASWIP, encoded by the coding sequence ATGAGCCTAACCATCCGCGCCCTGAAAAAAAGCGAAACGCTGAAGTTCATCAAGGCCCAGTGGCTGTTCTATAAGGACGACCCGTATTGGGTGCCGCCGATGCTCATGGATCGGAAGAAACTGCTGAACGTGGACAAGAATCCGTTCTACAAACATTCCAAGATCCAGCTCTTTCTTGCCGAGCGAGACGGAAAGATCGTGGGGAGGATCGCTGCGATCATCAATGACAACCACAACATTGAGCACAACGACAAGGTTGGGTTCTTTGGATTCTTCGAATGCATCCAAGATCAAGGAGTTGCAACATCTCTGTTCACTGCTGCGGAACAATGGCTGCGTGACCGAGGGATGGAGATCATCCGTGGTCCGGTGAATCCTTCGATGAACGATGAGTGCGGACTGCTTGTCAACGGCTTCGATGGTCCGCCAGTGATCCTCATGACGTACAATCCTCCGTACTACGCCCAGCTTATCGAAGATGCTGGGTATGAGAAATCGCAGGATCTCTTCGCCTATCTCCTTCGGAATGCCAACTACGCTTCGGAGAAGATGAAGCGACTCTTTGACGTGATCGTGAAGCGCAATGATCTTGTCTTTCGTGGTCTTGATTTCAAGGACAAGCCGAAGTTCAAGCGCGATGTAGAGACGTTGAAGTTCATCTACAACGAAGCTTGGGAGAAGAACTGGGGCTTTGTGAAGTTTACGGACGAAGAGTTCGATTTTCTGGCAGCAGACCTCAAGCAGATCGCCGATCCGAACCTCGTCTTCATTGTTGAGAGTAAGGGGCGCATCGCCGGATTCTGTCTCGCACTACCTGACGTGAACCAGGCTCTCATCCATAACAAGAAGGGCAGCCTTTTGCCCGGTGCGTTTCATCTTCTTACGAAGAGCAAGAAGATCGACCTGTGTCGGATCATCGTCCTTGGCGTGCTGCCAGAGTTTCGCAACACGGGCATCGACGCGGCCATCTACATGGAGATCGGTGAACGTGCAAAGCAGCGCGGCATCCTTCTGGGAGAAGCCAGCTGGATCCCTTGA
- a CDS encoding amidophosphoribosyltransferase codes for MCGIVGVFNHPQAAVLSYYALHALQHRGQEASGIVTMYHDGAKNKKRFGVHKGEGLVLDVFSEHDVFTKTLRGEAAIGHNRYSTTGSNSLANIQPFHFNYTGGNFALAHNGNLTNTRSLRAKMKDDGAIFQTTTDSELFLHLIARSRQKTQIEQIREAVQTAHGAYSLVMLSENALYASRDPHGFRPLCVGRIKHDGGYAYVVASETCALDIISAEYIRDVEHNEILVIDQKTVETGEFTSYYINESMTEARNCIFEYVYFSRPDSRIFGTPVDKVRRKLGKNLAEESPVEGTEDDKVVVIAVPDSGNTATLGYARVNEKKYPSRFEIGLIRSHYVGRTFIAPGQDKREFKVKTKFNVVRGVLEGNKVVVVDDSIVRGTTSKSLVNLIREAKPREVHVRITSPPVKHPCMYGMDFPSSEELIANHYGSEEAIAKELGADSLRYLSVEGLMDAVPQGPGIGYCTACFTGSYPVKVDLASTKLATED; via the coding sequence ATGTGCGGTATCGTTGGCGTCTTTAACCACCCGCAAGCTGCGGTTCTCTCCTACTATGCTTTGCACGCCTTGCAGCACCGAGGTCAGGAAGCATCGGGCATTGTTACGATGTACCATGACGGAGCAAAGAACAAGAAGCGCTTTGGTGTTCACAAGGGTGAAGGATTGGTGCTCGACGTGTTTTCGGAGCACGACGTCTTTACAAAGACGCTTCGCGGCGAGGCCGCTATCGGCCACAACCGATATTCCACAACTGGAAGTAATTCACTTGCGAACATCCAGCCGTTCCATTTCAATTACACGGGTGGAAACTTCGCACTGGCACATAACGGCAACCTGACGAATACTCGTTCACTGCGTGCGAAGATGAAGGACGACGGCGCCATCTTCCAGACCACTACAGACAGCGAGCTCTTCCTTCACCTGATAGCTCGGAGCAGACAGAAAACGCAGATCGAACAGATCCGTGAAGCCGTCCAAACTGCACATGGGGCGTATTCGTTGGTCATGCTGTCGGAAAACGCACTGTATGCCTCACGTGATCCGCACGGCTTCAGACCTCTCTGTGTTGGCCGTATCAAGCACGACGGTGGCTACGCCTACGTTGTGGCATCGGAAACATGTGCCTTAGACATCATCAGCGCCGAGTACATTCGTGATGTAGAACACAACGAGATCTTGGTGATCGACCAAAAGACCGTTGAAACGGGTGAGTTCACCTCGTACTACATCAACGAGTCGATGACGGAGGCTCGCAACTGCATTTTTGAATACGTCTATTTCTCTCGTCCGGATTCTAGGATCTTCGGCACACCGGTAGACAAAGTTCGACGCAAGCTTGGCAAGAATCTCGCTGAAGAGAGTCCGGTAGAAGGAACCGAGGACGACAAGGTGGTGGTGATCGCTGTTCCTGACTCAGGAAACACTGCAACGCTTGGCTACGCCCGCGTGAATGAAAAGAAGTATCCATCTCGATTTGAGATCGGTCTGATCCGCTCACACTATGTAGGCCGCACATTCATCGCTCCCGGGCAGGATAAACGAGAGTTCAAGGTCAAGACCAAATTCAACGTAGTACGCGGCGTACTTGAGGGGAACAAGGTTGTTGTAGTCGACGATTCCATCGTTCGTGGTACAACGTCGAAATCCCTTGTGAATCTCATTCGTGAAGCGAAACCGCGAGAGGTACACGTACGGATCACATCGCCCCCTGTTAAACATCCGTGTATGTATGGCATGGACTTTCCAAGCAGTGAAGAGCTGATTGCGAATCACTACGGTTCGGAGGAAGCCATCGCCAAGGAACTCGGTGCCGACTCACTCCGTTATCTCAGCGTGGAAGGCCTCATGGATGCTGTTCCGCAAGGTCCGGGCATTGGCTACTGTACTGCATGCTTCACTGGCTCGTACCCGGTAAAGGTAGACCTTGCTTCTACCAAACTCGCAACGGAAGACTGA
- a CDS encoding glycosyltransferase family 9 protein: MSLRTMFRPERRYLIASVLASRFINLGKDPSQVRPKSILVIKLDEIGDMATAAHVFSMLKRDHPDARLTVLCKPFVAPLIEADPNVDHIMTSADGWTERYDVVVDLRGSWQTLRITLRQRPILRLDRAGVRLANKLGGGQVHETATNIAIIAPILRDASPLTPRLYVTASARHRVDAFLTHHGCERYALVAPGARSVLRRWPADRFAEIVRDVSRRHGLRFIGVGGPEDRPAIDEIVRLSEGSAVAAPDDFTLRELVALCEGASLFVGNESGPMHVAASFGIPVVGIFGPGVPRVFDPIGPRSTKVHHVLSCNPCDQVNCVRPHDPCILMATVDEVRTAATYVLGM; encoded by the coding sequence ATGTCGCTTCGCACTATGTTCCGTCCGGAACGGCGATACCTTATCGCCTCGGTCCTGGCTTCAAGGTTCATCAACCTTGGAAAGGATCCGTCACAGGTGCGTCCGAAGTCGATCCTCGTCATCAAACTCGACGAGATCGGAGACATGGCAACGGCCGCCCATGTGTTCTCCATGCTCAAGCGCGATCATCCCGATGCCCGACTCACGGTGTTGTGCAAGCCCTTCGTGGCCCCGCTCATAGAAGCCGACCCGAACGTCGATCACATCATGACGTCCGCCGACGGATGGACGGAGCGGTACGATGTGGTGGTGGATCTACGCGGGTCGTGGCAGACGTTGCGGATCACGCTCCGACAGCGTCCCATCCTTCGTCTTGATCGCGCCGGCGTGCGCCTAGCAAACAAGCTAGGCGGAGGCCAGGTACACGAAACGGCAACGAACATCGCCATCATCGCTCCGATCCTGCGGGATGCTTCGCCCCTTACCCCTCGCCTCTACGTGACTGCGTCTGCACGACACCGCGTGGATGCGTTTCTCACACACCACGGCTGCGAGCGATATGCGTTGGTAGCGCCGGGTGCGCGGAGCGTCCTGCGCCGCTGGCCAGCAGATCGGTTCGCAGAGATCGTACGCGATGTGTCGCGTCGGCATGGTCTGCGCTTCATCGGTGTTGGTGGACCGGAGGACCGGCCGGCGATCGACGAGATCGTGCGCTTGTCCGAAGGTTCGGCCGTAGCTGCCCCGGATGACTTCACACTGCGAGAGCTCGTAGCTCTTTGTGAAGGGGCATCCCTGTTCGTGGGCAACGAGAGTGGTCCCATGCACGTGGCCGCATCGTTCGGCATTCCCGTAGTTGGCATCTTCGGTCCAGGCGTGCCGCGAGTCTTCGATCCGATCGGACCCCGCAGCACGAAGGTCCACCATGTGCTGTCATGCAATCCCTGCGATCAGGTCAACTGCGTGCGCCCGCACGACCCATGCATCCTCATGGCCACGGTGGATGAGGTGCGAACCGCTGCCACGTATGTCCTAGGCATGTGA